One genomic region from Stackebrandtia nassauensis DSM 44728 encodes:
- a CDS encoding site-specific integrase yields MAGKGVIFKRCGCRNSTTGKRLLSECPRLSERGHGSWYFHCSVVDLWGRHHRIRRGGFASRAAATTARDTVVEQSAAQATGSTWTVTRWLRFWLAHRQTIRPTTARSYQLHIDLVGPYLDKVSLAGLTCQHLTEMFAELAARPNRHGRPCAAGTWQRVRATLRAALNGAIREGLIDRNAARHVELANPHRPHAVVWTADRVEAWRRTGIRPAVAVWTAAQLVRFLDCVQGDREYVLWSLIAFRGMRRGEAAGLRWMDVDLDRRQLMVTQQLATLGRAIYTCPPKSRSSRRIVALDRHTVALLREHAERQRREQRAAGYAWHETGYVFTRPDGRPHHPDYLTSRFRILCDRHDLPPIRLHDLRHGAASLAHTAGADLKTVQEQLGHGSIVLTADTYTSVLPQTHHAAAAATARLILDTARATGRRLRQPASRREPKVKAEPCSVAAGPVDSDIAKTPSGIKRDKRHGNSKRKRRQRRGNHRPHKKRRG; encoded by the coding sequence ATGGCAGGCAAGGGCGTGATTTTCAAACGGTGCGGATGCCGCAACAGCACTACGGGGAAGCGGTTGTTGTCGGAGTGTCCGCGGCTGTCCGAGCGAGGACACGGGAGCTGGTACTTCCACTGCTCAGTCGTCGACCTGTGGGGACGTCATCATCGGATCCGCCGAGGAGGTTTTGCTTCCCGTGCCGCAGCGACCACCGCCAGAGACACGGTGGTGGAGCAATCGGCAGCGCAGGCCACCGGGTCGACGTGGACGGTGACGCGCTGGTTGCGGTTTTGGCTGGCCCATCGCCAAACGATCCGGCCGACCACGGCACGCTCCTATCAACTGCACATCGACCTGGTGGGGCCCTACCTCGACAAAGTCAGTCTCGCGGGCTTGACCTGTCAGCATCTGACGGAGATGTTCGCCGAGCTGGCGGCGCGCCCCAATCGGCATGGCAGGCCGTGCGCGGCCGGTACCTGGCAGCGGGTCCGTGCCACGTTGCGGGCGGCCCTCAACGGCGCGATTCGGGAAGGCCTCATCGATCGCAATGCGGCCCGGCATGTGGAGTTGGCCAACCCGCACCGGCCGCATGCCGTGGTGTGGACCGCGGATCGAGTGGAGGCGTGGCGGCGCACCGGTATTCGGCCGGCGGTGGCGGTGTGGACCGCGGCTCAGCTGGTGCGGTTCCTCGATTGTGTTCAAGGCGATCGAGAGTATGTGTTGTGGTCGCTGATCGCGTTTCGTGGCATGCGTCGTGGCGAAGCCGCCGGACTGCGCTGGATGGATGTCGACCTGGATCGCCGACAACTGATGGTCACGCAGCAGCTGGCGACGCTCGGCCGAGCGATCTACACGTGCCCGCCCAAGAGTCGATCCAGCCGCCGGATCGTGGCGCTGGACCGGCACACCGTCGCACTGTTGCGCGAACACGCCGAACGCCAACGACGTGAACAGCGGGCCGCCGGCTATGCCTGGCACGAGACCGGGTACGTGTTCACCCGGCCGGACGGCCGACCGCACCACCCCGATTACCTCACCAGCCGATTCCGGATTCTCTGCGACCGACATGACCTGCCACCGATTCGGCTGCATGATCTGCGGCATGGCGCGGCGAGCCTCGCGCATACTGCGGGGGCCGATCTCAAAACCGTTCAGGAGCAACTCGGTCACGGCAGTATCGTCCTGACCGCCGACACCTATACCTCGGTGCTGCCGCAGACGCATCATGCTGCGGCTGCTGCGACCGCGCGGCTGATCCTCGATACCGCTCGCGCCACCGGCCGTAGACTGCGGCAGCCCGCCAGCCGACGGGAGCCAAAAGTCAAGGCCGAGCCCTGTTCAGTGGCTGCTGGCCCAGTTGATTCCGACATTGCCAAAACCCCATCGGGGATTAAACGGGACAAACGGCACGGCAACTCGAAGAGAAAGCGGCGGCAACGTCGCGGCAACCACCGTCCACATAAAAAACGACGCGGATGA
- a CDS encoding serine/threonine-protein kinase, which yields MGEVWRGDDTRLNRPVAVKLLHSSLSENKQFRERFAREATLVAGLKGQHVATVYDYGEEDSSGAVRSYLVMELVDGRPLSEILDERGPLPVPETVRVIGQAAEGLRAAHEAGIIHRDVKPANILLTPDGSVKLIDFGIAHLRGKAGLTDSGIFLGTLAYVCPDQIADEEPTPSTDIYSLGVVAYECLTGSPPFASDVPAAVLNSHLYEPPPPLPEEIPAHVSHAILMALRKRPEHRWQTMAEFAQGIRNPDTPAPPPEPTSTPDPETPARAPKRKLQWLIQGAMAVVIAILSILLWQLPWQIPGFPGHGDNGGNGGQQFPGIVAESDEPAQDDTPAPGQSETPDVDDKSNKNSSDDSTPESAEEADTPTPANDNDDGGNDETASVPRLKGKNPNDATALLNQHGFHNHNPVRTDPQDGKKQCVVYRQSPRPNTTASTDTTITYYYRADPKTSCDGNDTQSDDDPPPNPHSTWTPHPPRPSTTPHTRLRRQ from the coding sequence ATGGGAGAGGTTTGGCGCGGTGACGACACCCGCCTGAACCGTCCGGTGGCGGTCAAACTCCTGCACTCAAGCCTGTCCGAAAACAAGCAGTTCCGAGAACGGTTCGCCCGCGAAGCGACCCTGGTGGCGGGCCTCAAGGGCCAGCACGTGGCCACAGTGTACGACTACGGCGAAGAGGACAGCTCCGGCGCCGTCCGCTCCTACCTGGTCATGGAACTCGTCGACGGCAGACCCCTGTCCGAGATCCTCGACGAACGCGGTCCGCTACCGGTACCCGAAACCGTCCGCGTCATCGGCCAGGCCGCCGAGGGCCTGCGCGCCGCCCACGAAGCCGGGATCATCCACCGAGACGTCAAGCCCGCCAACATCCTGCTCACCCCCGACGGCTCGGTCAAACTGATCGACTTCGGCATCGCCCACCTCCGTGGCAAAGCCGGGCTCACCGACTCCGGCATCTTCCTGGGCACCCTGGCCTACGTGTGCCCGGACCAGATCGCCGACGAGGAACCGACCCCCAGCACCGACATCTACTCACTGGGCGTCGTCGCCTACGAATGCCTCACCGGCTCCCCACCCTTCGCGTCCGACGTACCCGCCGCCGTCCTCAACAGCCACCTCTACGAACCACCCCCACCGCTGCCCGAGGAAATCCCCGCCCACGTCTCCCACGCCATCCTCATGGCGCTACGCAAACGCCCCGAACACCGCTGGCAGACCATGGCCGAGTTCGCGCAGGGCATCCGAAACCCCGACACCCCAGCACCCCCGCCCGAACCCACCTCCACACCAGACCCCGAAACCCCCGCCCGCGCCCCCAAACGCAAACTCCAATGGCTCATCCAAGGCGCGATGGCCGTGGTCATCGCCATCCTGTCGATCCTGCTGTGGCAACTGCCCTGGCAAATCCCCGGCTTCCCGGGCCACGGCGACAACGGCGGAAACGGGGGACAACAGTTCCCGGGCATAGTCGCCGAAAGCGACGAACCCGCCCAGGACGACACCCCCGCCCCCGGCCAATCCGAAACCCCCGACGTCGACGACAAGAGCAACAAGAACTCGTCCGACGACTCCACCCCCGAATCCGCCGAAGAAGCCGACACCCCCACCCCCGCGAACGACAACGACGACGGCGGCAACGACGAAACCGCCTCGGTACCCCGCCTCAAAGGCAAGAACCCCAACGACGCCACCGCCCTCCTCAACCAACACGGATTCCACAACCACAACCCGGTCCGCACCGACCCGCAAGACGGCAAAAAACAGTGCGTCGTCTACCGACAATCCCCTCGCCCCAACACAACCGCCAGCACCGACACCACCATCACCTACTACTACCGAGCCGACCCGAAAACCAGCTGCGACGGCAACGACACCCAATCCGACGACGACCCACCCCCCAACCCCCACTCCACCTGGACGCCCCACCCACCCCGCCCCTCCACCACCCCGCATACCCGGCTGCGCCGCCAATAA
- a CDS encoding serine/threonine-protein kinase, whose protein sequence is MASGTMGEVWRASDTRRARTVAVKLLHADLSESAAARVRFKSEATVVAALNSPQIATVYEYGEEPDGDTVRSYLVMEWIKGRSLAELLTQKPRLHVHETVRVITEAAEALHAAHVAGIVHRDVKPGNILITNDFAVKLIDFGIASARDESTGDESGKILGTLAYLSPEQITHWRLTPGVDVYALGIVAYECLAGAPPFGSDVPAETLAGHLSRTPAPLPPRVPEPIAEVILKAIRKRAVNRWQSAAEFASALREAAATPPPAPTSPATPTPEPAPRATSDPRPKPGRRRMTLQLVGLITVLALIAVAVLLLWPSLFSGQSDQDTIPDQRAAADSGTDDESDDPTSPDDESSESTKSAGKPGDPASKSDEPSDDPTSGDDDPGGGQTVPDLKGTQTYMVEYTLQQHGYENSSGKAQSEKPGEENCVVTAQSPSAGTEASPSTTIIYYYRAPVYGCGNESRISSVDYQPMTTPSQPSVIRDTMRRRYVSRRGLRGDRPRLGGEPVSLEGAHRIRIDGRGLAR, encoded by the coding sequence GTGGCCTCCGGAACCATGGGTGAAGTATGGAGGGCGAGTGACACCCGCCGCGCGCGCACCGTGGCGGTCAAGCTCCTGCACGCCGACCTGTCCGAGTCCGCAGCCGCCCGTGTCCGCTTCAAGTCCGAGGCCACAGTGGTGGCCGCTCTCAACTCGCCCCAGATCGCCACCGTGTACGAATACGGCGAGGAACCCGACGGCGACACCGTCCGGTCCTATCTGGTCATGGAATGGATCAAGGGCCGCTCGCTGGCCGAACTGCTCACCCAAAAGCCCAGGCTCCACGTCCACGAGACCGTCCGGGTCATCACCGAGGCCGCCGAGGCCCTGCACGCCGCCCACGTCGCCGGCATCGTGCACCGGGACGTCAAGCCCGGCAACATCCTCATCACCAACGACTTCGCCGTCAAACTGATCGACTTCGGCATCGCCAGCGCCCGCGACGAGTCCACCGGCGACGAGTCCGGCAAGATCCTCGGCACCCTGGCCTATCTGTCCCCCGAACAGATCACCCACTGGCGGCTCACCCCCGGCGTCGACGTCTACGCGCTCGGCATCGTCGCCTACGAATGCCTCGCCGGAGCCCCGCCGTTCGGCAGCGACGTTCCCGCCGAGACCCTGGCGGGCCACCTGTCCCGCACCCCCGCCCCGCTGCCGCCTCGCGTCCCCGAACCTATCGCCGAGGTCATCCTCAAGGCGATCCGCAAACGCGCCGTCAACCGCTGGCAGAGCGCCGCCGAGTTCGCCTCCGCCCTGCGCGAGGCCGCCGCCACCCCGCCCCCGGCGCCCACCTCACCCGCGACCCCCACCCCCGAACCCGCCCCCCGCGCCACATCCGACCCGCGCCCCAAACCCGGACGCCGCCGCATGACCCTCCAGCTCGTCGGCCTGATCACCGTCCTCGCCCTCATCGCGGTCGCCGTCCTGCTGTTGTGGCCATCCCTGTTCTCCGGCCAGTCCGATCAGGACACGATCCCCGACCAACGCGCCGCCGCCGACTCGGGCACCGATGACGAATCCGACGACCCCACCAGCCCCGACGACGAGTCGAGCGAATCCACCAAGAGCGCCGGCAAACCCGGCGACCCGGCGTCCAAATCAGACGAACCCTCCGACGACCCCACCAGTGGCGACGACGATCCCGGTGGCGGCCAAACGGTGCCCGACCTGAAGGGCACCCAGACCTACATGGTCGAGTACACCCTCCAGCAACACGGCTACGAGAACTCCAGCGGCAAGGCGCAATCCGAGAAACCCGGCGAGGAGAACTGCGTCGTCACTGCCCAATCCCCGTCCGCTGGCACGGAAGCCAGCCCCTCCACCACCATCATCTACTACTACCGAGCCCCAGTTTACGGCTGTGGCAACGAATCCCGTATCTCCTCAGTAGACTATCAACCCATGACCACCCCCTCGCAACCCTCGGTGATCCGTGACACAATGAGACGTCGATATGTCTCGAGAAGAGGACTCCGAGGTGACCGGCCCAGACTTGGTGGCGAACCGGTATCTCTTGAAGGAGCGCATCGCATCCGGATCGATGGGAGAGGTTTGGCGCGGTGA
- a CDS encoding NB-ARC domain-containing protein, translated as MAVDGGRVAARGFQYQYLRTLEALLERIDDESIAALRVEGGSGADGINTVDFDLTGDGGERMVAVQVKSRQPGSTMSASEAFGILLDLVVAVNAKEYQLITNAQAGPGMKDLVTALEAIDDFDELRRSLLATLAGAPSRASQVSQMLPSIIERFCRARVIVDDRDDIEIRYHLASRLRQFRVSAREGLGEQSAGLLLGFLISDVLRRAADEGAACLTRQEFRERLLVPGHVLAQSLAVRDWGVVVGRVPPIPDVPRPEIITRLNDVFAPSIDAGVRTAALVGLSGIGKSSQAAAYVANRADLYDLICWVDAESTSTLTASLRQVLAHIRGITRASIMEATPDELRDAVHTELSRYNGRWLIVFDNVTVARDLGAWLPAVGRGDVLITALDAATRFGKAATIPVEQMSRDEAVTLLRLRLDMSDAEYSSHIGLLERIVNAMGRWPLAIELATGYMHGCGIPIHQAHHYLDRLKQRALADDMAIPVGYPRTLVAAIDMCLDHVATLTKEEPHTLQKLAPLALMTAAAYTASRQIPIHLAAGALFAHDDELRNPDFRTAGPMFVGPESADLLEAVRELRRFSLVDFDEDLPHEFDSLVADGSRTIAVNTIVQDVIRRLRETHSGMFDLLNRLATLTNIWMTSSLHAGHVQLSYLMSTHAEALVENIAAQQLASPQILLLFGNFAILQRDRGNTLAAEQLWRLEMSILDQIEPVKDDDFDSELVTMQIKISLSLLFIDEETRTDVTIDEVIPWLQDSLMSAQRLALEKPDGAMELLTPLRNALHNPRGQSLIEHNEEIATLNSAFADLISRLPSTEHSDALDAFRQITMELQTGRDYENAERLCRYLIGKANFLGGPQELEARRLLIEVLIRLQRWADAKSEHDKIRRRIGATPMLPYTVNMMIHNVGCSCAAAYLLGETLDSDHAAKLLDDLLTWPHAKPISGTSDEYTQKFLLLAAINDLANGRLLEGDEKLSRVPRPEANEPHPTNEDLPSWRLLWEYTRLALLQRAWHTKQTYNTLD; from the coding sequence ATGGCTGTTGATGGTGGGCGGGTTGCTGCCCGAGGCTTCCAGTACCAGTATTTGCGTACTCTCGAGGCTCTGCTGGAAAGGATCGACGATGAGTCGATAGCGGCGCTGCGTGTGGAAGGTGGCTCCGGCGCCGATGGGATTAACACCGTTGACTTCGATCTAACGGGCGACGGTGGCGAACGTATGGTCGCGGTCCAGGTGAAGTCACGTCAACCCGGTAGCACAATGAGTGCCTCCGAAGCATTTGGCATTCTACTTGACCTAGTTGTGGCAGTCAATGCGAAGGAATACCAACTTATAACTAACGCGCAAGCTGGTCCCGGCATGAAGGACTTGGTGACCGCTCTAGAGGCCATCGACGATTTCGATGAGCTGCGTCGATCCCTCTTGGCGACCTTGGCTGGGGCACCAAGCCGTGCTAGCCAGGTCAGCCAAATGCTGCCGTCGATCATTGAACGATTTTGCAGGGCACGGGTCATTGTAGATGACCGCGACGACATAGAGATCCGTTACCATCTGGCCTCCCGGCTTCGCCAGTTTCGCGTTAGTGCCCGTGAGGGGCTCGGCGAGCAATCCGCGGGCCTGCTTCTTGGCTTTCTCATTTCTGATGTCCTGAGACGTGCTGCTGATGAGGGCGCGGCATGCTTGACACGTCAAGAGTTTCGCGAGCGTCTGCTTGTCCCCGGGCACGTGCTGGCGCAGTCACTTGCGGTTCGTGACTGGGGAGTCGTTGTTGGCCGGGTTCCGCCCATTCCAGATGTTCCTCGTCCCGAGATCATCACGAGGCTCAACGACGTGTTCGCTCCGTCTATCGATGCCGGGGTGCGCACTGCGGCATTGGTGGGATTGTCGGGCATCGGCAAATCCAGTCAGGCCGCTGCCTATGTCGCTAACCGCGCAGACTTGTACGACCTGATTTGTTGGGTGGACGCGGAATCCACCTCCACCCTTACAGCATCGTTGCGCCAAGTCCTAGCGCACATTCGCGGCATCACTCGGGCCTCGATCATGGAAGCAACTCCGGATGAACTACGCGATGCCGTCCACACCGAGCTAAGCCGCTATAACGGACGATGGCTCATAGTCTTCGACAATGTCACGGTGGCGCGTGACTTGGGTGCATGGCTTCCCGCTGTCGGCCGCGGCGACGTACTCATCACGGCGCTGGATGCTGCCACCCGCTTCGGCAAGGCCGCAACGATTCCGGTAGAGCAAATGAGCCGCGACGAAGCCGTCACACTCCTGCGACTGCGCCTGGACATGTCGGACGCCGAGTACAGCAGTCACATCGGGCTTCTCGAACGGATCGTCAACGCGATGGGCCGCTGGCCTCTGGCCATTGAACTGGCGACCGGATATATGCACGGCTGCGGAATCCCCATCCACCAAGCCCACCACTACCTCGACAGGCTCAAACAGCGCGCACTAGCGGACGACATGGCCATTCCTGTCGGGTACCCACGCACGCTCGTCGCAGCGATCGACATGTGTCTCGATCACGTGGCGACTCTTACGAAGGAGGAGCCACATACTCTTCAAAAGCTAGCCCCCTTGGCGTTGATGACCGCGGCGGCGTATACCGCCTCACGCCAAATTCCCATACACCTTGCTGCGGGAGCCTTGTTTGCCCACGACGATGAGCTGCGCAACCCCGACTTCAGGACCGCCGGCCCCATGTTTGTCGGCCCGGAATCCGCTGACCTTCTCGAGGCAGTCCGAGAACTTCGTCGATTCTCTCTTGTCGACTTCGACGAAGATCTACCCCACGAGTTCGATTCACTGGTTGCTGATGGTTCGCGAACCATCGCGGTCAACACCATCGTGCAAGACGTCATCCGACGCCTTCGCGAGACACACTCAGGCATGTTCGACCTGCTAAACCGTTTGGCGACACTCACGAACATTTGGATGACCTCAAGCCTGCACGCTGGGCACGTTCAACTGTCATACCTGATGTCCACTCACGCGGAGGCGCTCGTCGAAAACATCGCCGCCCAGCAGCTGGCATCACCTCAAATCCTGCTGCTCTTCGGCAACTTCGCGATCTTGCAACGCGACCGCGGTAACACCTTGGCGGCTGAACAACTATGGCGTCTGGAGATGTCGATACTTGACCAGATCGAACCAGTCAAGGACGACGACTTCGACAGCGAGCTTGTCACGATGCAGATCAAGATTTCACTGTCTCTTTTGTTCATCGACGAGGAAACCCGCACCGACGTCACGATCGACGAAGTCATCCCCTGGTTGCAAGACTCCCTCATGTCGGCCCAACGTTTGGCACTCGAGAAACCCGACGGGGCCATGGAGCTCCTTACACCGCTGAGGAACGCGCTCCACAACCCCCGAGGACAATCACTCATCGAACACAATGAAGAGATCGCGACTCTAAACAGCGCGTTCGCCGACTTGATCAGCAGACTGCCGTCAACTGAGCATTCAGACGCTCTTGACGCATTCCGCCAAATCACAATGGAACTTCAAACCGGTCGCGACTACGAGAATGCCGAGCGACTTTGCCGATACCTGATCGGCAAGGCCAACTTTCTTGGTGGTCCACAAGAACTTGAAGCTCGTCGGCTTCTCATCGAGGTGCTGATCCGCCTTCAGCGGTGGGCTGACGCCAAGTCCGAGCACGACAAGATCAGGCGGCGAATCGGGGCAACTCCCATGCTGCCATACACCGTCAACATGATGATCCACAATGTTGGTTGTAGTTGCGCAGCTGCTTACTTGCTTGGTGAGACCCTCGACTCCGACCACGCGGCGAAACTACTCGATGACCTGCTTACGTGGCCGCACGCCAAACCAATATCCGGCACCTCAGACGAGTACACCCAAAAGTTTCTCCTGCTCGCGGCAATCAACGATCTCGCTAACGGCCGCCTACTCGAAGGCGACGAGAAGCTCTCACGGGTTCCACGCCCTGAAGCAAACGAACCACACCCAACCAACGAAGACCTACCCTCGTGGCGTCTACTGTGGGAGTACACACGCTTGGCACTTCTGCAGCGAGCTTGGCACACAAAACAGACTTACAACACATTAGATTGA
- a CDS encoding ABC transporter ATP-binding protein produces the protein MSTITIEALTKRYSRVTALDQLTVDVPEGVCGLVGANGAGKSTLIKILLGLSTPTAGRASVLGYDIASHGPEIRQLVGYMPEHDCLPPDVSAAEFVMHMARISGLPTGAARERTADTLRHVGLMEERYRRMGGYSTGMKQRVKLAQALVHDPKLVFLDEPTNGLDPVGRDEMLDLIRRIHTKFGISVLVTSHLLGELERTSDHVIIIDGGRLLKSRSTGELTSQTHTLILEVLDPAGGADAADRAQASLEASGLGVRRAGELMYVPATDESTFDSIRDTVAHAGLGLVRLQRDRHHIAEIFAENTPEGSQDHVVTG, from the coding sequence GTGTCCACCATAACCATTGAAGCGCTCACTAAGCGCTACTCGCGAGTCACGGCGCTGGATCAGCTGACCGTGGACGTCCCTGAGGGCGTCTGCGGGTTGGTCGGTGCCAACGGCGCGGGAAAGTCCACACTCATCAAGATCCTGCTGGGTCTGTCTACTCCCACCGCCGGGCGGGCGAGTGTCCTGGGGTACGACATCGCCAGCCACGGGCCGGAGATCCGCCAGCTCGTCGGGTACATGCCCGAGCACGACTGTCTGCCGCCGGACGTGTCGGCCGCCGAGTTCGTCATGCACATGGCGCGGATCTCGGGGCTGCCGACCGGCGCCGCCCGGGAACGCACCGCCGACACGCTGCGGCACGTCGGGCTGATGGAGGAGCGTTACCGGCGCATGGGCGGCTACTCCACCGGCATGAAGCAGCGCGTGAAGCTGGCGCAGGCGCTGGTCCACGACCCGAAGCTGGTGTTCCTGGACGAGCCGACCAACGGGCTGGACCCGGTGGGGCGCGACGAGATGCTGGACCTGATCCGGCGGATCCACACGAAGTTCGGCATCTCGGTGCTGGTCACCTCGCACCTGCTGGGCGAGCTGGAACGCACCAGCGACCACGTCATCATCATCGACGGCGGCCGGTTGCTGAAGTCCCGCAGTACCGGGGAGCTGACCAGCCAGACCCACACGCTGATCCTGGAGGTGCTGGATCCGGCCGGGGGCGCGGACGCCGCCGACCGGGCGCAGGCGAGCCTGGAGGCCAGCGGGCTGGGGGTGCGCCGGGCCGGGGAGCTGATGTACGTGCCCGCCACCGACGAGTCCACTTTCGATTCCATTCGCGACACCGTCGCGCACGCGGGGCTGGGGCTGGTGCGGTTGCAGCGCGACCGGCACCACATCGCCGAGATCTTCGCCGAGAACACGCCCGAAGGGAGCCAGGACCATGTCGTCACCGGTTAA